In one Lycium barbarum isolate Lr01 chromosome 7, ASM1917538v2, whole genome shotgun sequence genomic region, the following are encoded:
- the LOC132602681 gene encoding F-box protein At2g26160-like, translating into MANWAELPFDLLVLIAKRVKVMEDFIAFGVVCTSWRAAASKENFDVLAPQVPLLMQVAPHNFDYRELYSLSKQKVSSIFLPEARGVVCFPTEGWLCTMAYNINGAEMNLLHPFSRTQIQLPRLKPLRAQNQGYLNIVVLSASPSLTSNYALVVHYFAHHFYHLAFWRPGDLNWTHIDTKTTWTHIDPRTQDIFRSIIYYKGQFYCATFSGQVFVFDVGGPSIPQPIVEPSLLVRQLIYDSFEFYLIEVSSSLLIVTQFRGDGGEIFAFRVSELDVIRGELKEINTLGNSAIFLGLKGAISIDSSKSTTFKPNHIYFVDGWSDLPNAKAYNLEDKKIESFYPESSLISLTCLPNWVTPSF; encoded by the coding sequence TGTTGTTTGTACCTCGTGGCGAGCTGCAGCCTCCAAGGAGAATTTTGATGTGCTCGCGCCCCAAGTTCCGTTGCTTATGCAGGTTGCCCCACATAACTTTGATTATCGAGAATTATACTCTCTTTCCAAGCAGAAAGTTTCAAGCATATTTCTCCCAGAAGCTAGAGGGGTAGTATGTTTCCCAACAGAGGGATGGCTCTGCACCATGGCATATAATATTAACGGTGCAGAGATGAATTTGTTGCATCCTTTCTCCCGTACCCAAATTCAACTTCCTCGACTAAAACCCTTACGGGCTCAGAATCAGGGTTACTTGAACATAGTTGTTTTATCTGCCAGTCCTTCTCTTACATCGAATTATGCACTAGTGGTTCACTATTTTGCACATCATTTTTACCATTTGGCTTTTTGGCGACCTGGAGACCTCAACTGGACTCATATTGACACTAAAACAACCTGGACTCATATTGACCCTAGAACACAGGATATATTCAGAAGTATCATTTACTATAAGGGCCAATTTTATTGCGCGACTTTCTCTGGCCAAGTCTTTGTTTTTGACGTTGGAGGGCCTAGCATTCCTCAACCAATTGTAGAACCAAGCTTGCTTGTTAGGCAGCTAATATATGATTCCTTTGAGTTCTACCTAATCGAGGTATCGAGTTCCTTATTAATTGTTACCCAATTTAGAGGAGATGGGGGAGAGATCTTTGCATTTAGAGTGTCTGAATTAGATGTAATCAGAGGTGAACTGAAGGAGATTAACACTTTGGGAAATTCAGCAATTTTCTTGGGCCTCAAAGGAGCAATTTCCATTGACTCCTCTAAGTCTACAACTTTCAAGCCTAATCACATATATTTTGTTGATGGATGGAGTGATTTACCCAATGCGAAGGCTTACAATCTTGAAGATAAAAAAATCGAATCTTTTTATCCTGAATCGTCACTAATAAGTCTCACTTGCCTGCCAAATTGGGTTACACCATCATTCTGA
- the LOC132604491 gene encoding uncharacterized protein LOC132604491 isoform X2, with translation MESTTASAQGPTPPAEELLKKIQELEAGHAQLKQEMSKLMICDDHRTQRQRSHSISPQRPPRIRAGGGFDGAWKRGSTSFRHSSPLQRESSSKGEGGESSIGVGGGPAAVKFTDRQYLNILQSMGQAVHILDLNGQIIYWNRTAEKLYGYSAAEALGRDLIELLTDTRDHDAANNIVYRVLRGENWTGQFPVKNKQGEKFVVVATNTPFYDDNGTLLGVICISSDMRPFQETGLESMGVKQLEADTRFRARTLASSKLGLDPQQPLQVAIASKISNLASKVSNKVKSKIKTGESSVLREGGSGDSHYSDHAFSDAALSDHREDANSSGASTPRGDVHPSPFGVFSGNESEGKQGISKIITSKAEAWMAKKSLSWPWKGNEREASEPSTTRSVWPWLNNDQDNELNHINTFKADNQVIETNRIATNEAPGSWSSININSTSSVSSYGSNASSAVNKVDMDTDCLDYEILWEDLTIGEQIGEGSCGTVYHGLWYGSIALMKRLRHPNILLFMGAVTSPQRLCIVTEFLPRGSLFRLLQKNSSKLEWRRRIHMALDVARGMNYLHHLSPPIVHRDLKSSNLLVDKNWTVKVGDFGLSRLKHETYLATKTGKGTPQWMAPEVLRNERSDEKSDIYSFGVILWELATEKIPWDNLNTMQVIGAVGFMNQRLDIPKDVHPQLASIIESCWHSEPQCRPSFQELVEKLKDLLKQYVIQAQAGRSSQKEH, from the exons atggaaagCACAACAGCATCAGCACAAGGTCCAACACCACCAGCTGAGGAGTTGTTAAAAAAGATTCAAGAATTGGAAGCAGGACATGCTCAATTGAAGCAAGAGATGTCTAAGCTCATGATTTGTGATGATCATAGAACACAAAGACAAAGGTCACATTCAATTTCACCACAAAGACCGCCTCGAATTCGAGCTGGTGGTGGATTTGATGGTGCCTGGAAAAGAGGGTCAACTTCATTCAGGCATTCTTCACCATTGCAAAGAGAGAGTAGTAGTAAAGGTGAGGGAGGAGAGAGTAGTATTGGTGTAGGAGGAGGGCCTGCTGCTGTGAAATTTACTGATAGACAGTATTTGAATATATTACAGTCAATGGGACAAGCAGTGCATATACTTGATCTCAATGGTCAAATAATTTACTG GAATCGAACTGCTGAAAAACTATATGGTTATTCTGCTGCAGAAGCTCTTGGACGAGATCTCATTGAACTCCTAACAGATACTCGGGATCATGATGCTGCTAATAACATTGTATACCGAGTGTTAAGGGGTGAGAATTGGACTGGACAATTTCCAGTTAAGAATAAGCAAGGGGAAAAATTCGTAGTAGTTGCTACCAATACCcctttttatgatgataatggtaCTTTGCTCGGTGTTATTTGTATATCGAGTGATATGAGGCCTTTCCAAGAAACAGGGCTCGAGTCGATGGGAGTAAAGCAGTTGGAAGCTGATACAAGATTTAGAGCCAGAACCCTTGCTTCTTCCAAACTTGGACTTGATCCTCAACAGCCCCTACAAGTTGCCATTGCCTCCAAAATATCTAATTTG GCCTCAAAGGTGAGCAACAAGGTTAAATCGAAAATAAAGACGGGAGAGAGCAGCGTGCTTCGCGAAGGTGGAAGTGGAGATAGTCATTATTCTGACCATGCATTTTCTGATGCTGCTCTCTCAGATCACAGGGAGGATGCAAATTCAAGTGGAGCTAGTACGCCTAGGGGAGACGTTCACCCTTCTCCTTTTGGAGTATTTTCTGGGAATGAAAGTGAGGGAAAACAAGGGATTTCTAAGATTATCACCTCGAAGGCAGAGGCGTGGATGGCGAAGAAGAGCTTATCATGGCCATGGAAAGGTAATGAGCGAGAAGCATCAGAGCCAAGTACTACACGATCTGTATGGCCTTGGCTAAACAATGACCAAGACAATGAGTTAAATCACATTAATACATTTAAAGCAGACAATCAGGTTATTGAGACTAACCGGATAGCCACTAATGAAGCTCCAGGATCCTGGTCTTCAATTAATATCAACAGCACTAGCAGTGTTAGTAGCTATGGAAGCAACGCCAGTAGTGCTGTTAATAAGGTGGACATGGATACTGACTGCCTGGATTATGAAATCTTGTGGGAGGACTTAACTATTGGAGAACAGATTGGAGAAG GATCTTGTGGAACTGTTTATCATGGGCTGTGGTATGGATCA atcGCCCTTATGAAAAGACTTCGACATCCAAATATTCTTCTATTCATGGGTGCTGTCACTTCACCACAACGCCTCTGCATTGTGACAGAGTTTCTGCCACG GGGAAGTCTGttcaggctattacagaagaatTCATCCAAATTAGAATGGAGACGACGAATCCACATGGCTTTAGACGTA GCTCGTGGAATGAACTATCTTCATCATCTTAGCCCTCCTATAGTTCATCGCGACTTGAAGTCTTCAAATCTTCTTGTGGACAAGAACTGGACTGTTAAG GTTGGAGACTTTGGTCTGTCACGTCTTAAACATGAAACGTATCTAGCAACAAAGACGGGTAAAGGAACG CCTCAATGGATGGCTCCAGAAGTTCTTCGCAATGAACGTTCAGATGAGAA GTCTGATATATACAGTTTTGGAGTGATACTATGGGAACTCGCCACTGAAAAAATTCCTTGGGATAACCTCAACACAATGCAG GTGATTGGAGCTGTAGGATTCATGAATCAGCGGTTAGACATCCCAAAGGATGTTCATCCTCAATTGGCTTCTATTATCGAGAGCTGTTGGCACAG TGAGCCACAATGTCGTCCTTCATTCCAAGAGTTGGTGGAGAAACTTAAGGATTTGCTGAAGCAGTACGTTATTCAGGCGCAGGCAGGACGTAGCAGCCAGAAGGAACATTAG
- the LOC132604491 gene encoding uncharacterized protein LOC132604491 isoform X1, whose product MESTTASAQGPTPPAEELLKKIQELEAGHAQLKQEMSKLMICDDHRTQRQRSHSISPQRPPRIRAGGGFDGAWKRGSTSFRHSSPLQRESSSKGEGGESSIGVGGGPAAVKFTDRQYLNILQSMGQAVHILDLNGQIIYWNRTAEKLYGYSAAEALGRDLIELLTDTRDHDAANNIVYRVLRGENWTGQFPVKNKQGEKFVVVATNTPFYDDNGTLLGVICISSDMRPFQETGLESMGVKQLEADTRFRARTLASSKLGLDPQQPLQVAIASKISNLASKVSNKVKSKIKTGESSVLREGGSGDSHYSDHAFSDAALSDHREDANSSGASTPRGDVHPSPFGVFSGNESEGKQGISKIITSKAEAWMAKKSLSWPWKGNEREASEPSTTRSVWPWLNNDQDNELNHINTFKADNQVIETNRIATNEAPGSWSSININSTSSVSSYGSNASSAVNKVDMDTDCLDYEILWEDLTIGEQIGEGSCGTVYHGLWYGSDVAVKVFSKQEYSEEVIYSFKQEIALMKRLRHPNILLFMGAVTSPQRLCIVTEFLPRGSLFRLLQKNSSKLEWRRRIHMALDVARGMNYLHHLSPPIVHRDLKSSNLLVDKNWTVKVGDFGLSRLKHETYLATKTGKGTPQWMAPEVLRNERSDEKSDIYSFGVILWELATEKIPWDNLNTMQVIGAVGFMNQRLDIPKDVHPQLASIIESCWHSEPQCRPSFQELVEKLKDLLKQYVIQAQAGRSSQKEH is encoded by the exons atggaaagCACAACAGCATCAGCACAAGGTCCAACACCACCAGCTGAGGAGTTGTTAAAAAAGATTCAAGAATTGGAAGCAGGACATGCTCAATTGAAGCAAGAGATGTCTAAGCTCATGATTTGTGATGATCATAGAACACAAAGACAAAGGTCACATTCAATTTCACCACAAAGACCGCCTCGAATTCGAGCTGGTGGTGGATTTGATGGTGCCTGGAAAAGAGGGTCAACTTCATTCAGGCATTCTTCACCATTGCAAAGAGAGAGTAGTAGTAAAGGTGAGGGAGGAGAGAGTAGTATTGGTGTAGGAGGAGGGCCTGCTGCTGTGAAATTTACTGATAGACAGTATTTGAATATATTACAGTCAATGGGACAAGCAGTGCATATACTTGATCTCAATGGTCAAATAATTTACTG GAATCGAACTGCTGAAAAACTATATGGTTATTCTGCTGCAGAAGCTCTTGGACGAGATCTCATTGAACTCCTAACAGATACTCGGGATCATGATGCTGCTAATAACATTGTATACCGAGTGTTAAGGGGTGAGAATTGGACTGGACAATTTCCAGTTAAGAATAAGCAAGGGGAAAAATTCGTAGTAGTTGCTACCAATACCcctttttatgatgataatggtaCTTTGCTCGGTGTTATTTGTATATCGAGTGATATGAGGCCTTTCCAAGAAACAGGGCTCGAGTCGATGGGAGTAAAGCAGTTGGAAGCTGATACAAGATTTAGAGCCAGAACCCTTGCTTCTTCCAAACTTGGACTTGATCCTCAACAGCCCCTACAAGTTGCCATTGCCTCCAAAATATCTAATTTG GCCTCAAAGGTGAGCAACAAGGTTAAATCGAAAATAAAGACGGGAGAGAGCAGCGTGCTTCGCGAAGGTGGAAGTGGAGATAGTCATTATTCTGACCATGCATTTTCTGATGCTGCTCTCTCAGATCACAGGGAGGATGCAAATTCAAGTGGAGCTAGTACGCCTAGGGGAGACGTTCACCCTTCTCCTTTTGGAGTATTTTCTGGGAATGAAAGTGAGGGAAAACAAGGGATTTCTAAGATTATCACCTCGAAGGCAGAGGCGTGGATGGCGAAGAAGAGCTTATCATGGCCATGGAAAGGTAATGAGCGAGAAGCATCAGAGCCAAGTACTACACGATCTGTATGGCCTTGGCTAAACAATGACCAAGACAATGAGTTAAATCACATTAATACATTTAAAGCAGACAATCAGGTTATTGAGACTAACCGGATAGCCACTAATGAAGCTCCAGGATCCTGGTCTTCAATTAATATCAACAGCACTAGCAGTGTTAGTAGCTATGGAAGCAACGCCAGTAGTGCTGTTAATAAGGTGGACATGGATACTGACTGCCTGGATTATGAAATCTTGTGGGAGGACTTAACTATTGGAGAACAGATTGGAGAAG GATCTTGTGGAACTGTTTATCATGGGCTGTGGTATGGATCA GATGTCGCTGTTAAAGTGTTCTCCAAGCAAGAATATTCTGAAGAAGTGATATATTCCTTCAAACAGGAG atcGCCCTTATGAAAAGACTTCGACATCCAAATATTCTTCTATTCATGGGTGCTGTCACTTCACCACAACGCCTCTGCATTGTGACAGAGTTTCTGCCACG GGGAAGTCTGttcaggctattacagaagaatTCATCCAAATTAGAATGGAGACGACGAATCCACATGGCTTTAGACGTA GCTCGTGGAATGAACTATCTTCATCATCTTAGCCCTCCTATAGTTCATCGCGACTTGAAGTCTTCAAATCTTCTTGTGGACAAGAACTGGACTGTTAAG GTTGGAGACTTTGGTCTGTCACGTCTTAAACATGAAACGTATCTAGCAACAAAGACGGGTAAAGGAACG CCTCAATGGATGGCTCCAGAAGTTCTTCGCAATGAACGTTCAGATGAGAA GTCTGATATATACAGTTTTGGAGTGATACTATGGGAACTCGCCACTGAAAAAATTCCTTGGGATAACCTCAACACAATGCAG GTGATTGGAGCTGTAGGATTCATGAATCAGCGGTTAGACATCCCAAAGGATGTTCATCCTCAATTGGCTTCTATTATCGAGAGCTGTTGGCACAG TGAGCCACAATGTCGTCCTTCATTCCAAGAGTTGGTGGAGAAACTTAAGGATTTGCTGAAGCAGTACGTTATTCAGGCGCAGGCAGGACGTAGCAGCCAGAAGGAACATTAG